Proteins from a single region of Urocitellus parryii isolate mUroPar1 chromosome 4, mUroPar1.hap1, whole genome shotgun sequence:
- the LOC113189649 gene encoding cyclin-dependent kinase inhibitor 2A-like, with protein MESSADTLASAAARGRAQEVRALLEAGAPPNAPNRYGRSPIQVMMMGNTRVARLLLLHGAEPNCADPATLTRPVHDAAREGFLDTLVALHLAGARLDVRDVWGRLPVDLAEERGHRDVAQYLRAAAGDTESGSPACTAGGEGPPGAKSNFNPSLGALVCYFLSPNVAGLPSRYLRYGTLPASAGSQCRRGDEGGVVQIATYLYQKRQLVLLLKAGDREFAIILLLASRLLRGVMLHLWDSTRAYLKATQPWARRRYLWGPSVEICRASPRGSRAH; from the exons ATGGAGTCTTCTGCAGACACGCTAGCCAGCGCTGCAGCGCGGGGCCGCGCCCAGGAGGTGCGGGCGCTGCTTGAGGCAGGCGCGCCGCCCAATGCCCCGAATCGGTACGGTCGGAGCCCGATTCAG GTAATGATGATGGGCAACACCCGCGTAGCCAGACTACTGCTGCTCCACGGCGCAGAGCCCAACTGCGCAGACCCAGCCACCCTCACCCGACCAGTGCACGACGCGGCCCGGGAGGGTTTCCTGGACACGCTGGTGGCGCTGCACCTGGCAGGGGCGCGGCTGGATGTGCGCGACGTCTGGGGTCGTCTTCCGGTTGACCTCGCAGAGGAGCGGGGCCACCGCGACGTCGCGCAATATCTGCGCGCGGCGGCAGGGGACACCGAAAGCGGCAGCCCAGCCTGCACGGCCGGAGGGGAGGGTCCCCCAG GAGCCAAGTCGAATTTCAACCCCAGCCTAGGAGCCCTTGTCTGCTACTTTCTAAGTCCTAACGTGGCTGGTCTCCCATCTCGGTATCTGCGCTATGGAACTCTGCCGGCATCGGCTGGCAGCCAGTGTAGAAGAGGGGATGAGGGCGGAGTAGTTCAGATTGCCACTTACCTCTACCAAAAAAGGCAACTCGTGCTTCTCCTCAAAGCAGG AGATCGCGAGTTCGCAATAATTCTCCTTCTTGCCAGCAGGCTCCTCCGTGGTGTGATGTTACACCTCTGGGACAGCACACGCGCCTACTTGAAAGCCACACAGCCTTGGGCCAGGAGGCGTTATCTCTGGGGCCCTTCCGTGGAGATCTGCCGAGCCTCCCCGCGAGGTTCCCGAGCACACTGA